Proteins from a genomic interval of Bradyrhizobium sp. CCGB01:
- a CDS encoding NAD(P)/FAD-dependent oxidoreductase: MSDVIKTDVLIIGAGPCGLFAAFELGLLDMKAHFIDILDKVGGQCAELYPEKPIYDIPGIPQVSGQGLTDALMEQIKPFHPTFHLGEMVETVEKIGDPLFRCTTDAGKVFECKVVVIAAGGGSFQPKRPPVPGIEAYEGTSVHYAVRKMETFRDKSVLIVGGGDSALDWTLNLHPLAKRITLLHRRDDFRAAPHSVEQMRALVADGKMDLRLGQVTALSGAEGQLTGATVKGNDNSVSDISCDTMLPFFGLTMKLGPVANWGIALENNLVPVETSAFETNVPGIFAIGDINTYPGKIKLILCGFHEGALMSQKAHRYVYPEKRLVFQYTTSSSSLQKKLGVN; encoded by the coding sequence ATGAGCGACGTGATCAAAACCGATGTGCTGATTATTGGCGCCGGCCCCTGCGGTCTGTTCGCCGCCTTCGAGCTTGGCCTTCTCGACATGAAGGCGCATTTCATCGACATCCTCGACAAGGTCGGCGGCCAGTGCGCCGAGCTCTATCCGGAAAAGCCGATCTACGATATTCCCGGCATTCCGCAGGTGTCGGGCCAGGGCCTCACCGACGCGCTGATGGAACAGATCAAGCCGTTCCATCCGACCTTCCATCTCGGCGAGATGGTGGAGACGGTGGAGAAGATCGGCGATCCCTTGTTTCGCTGCACCACCGACGCCGGCAAGGTGTTCGAGTGCAAGGTGGTGGTGATCGCGGCCGGCGGCGGCTCGTTCCAGCCCAAGCGTCCGCCGGTGCCGGGCATCGAAGCCTATGAAGGCACCTCGGTGCACTACGCCGTGCGCAAGATGGAGACGTTCCGCGACAAGAGCGTGCTGATCGTCGGCGGCGGCGATTCCGCGCTCGACTGGACGCTCAACCTGCATCCGCTCGCCAAGCGCATCACGCTGCTGCACCGGCGCGACGATTTTCGCGCCGCGCCCCACAGCGTCGAGCAGATGCGCGCGCTGGTGGCCGACGGCAAGATGGATCTGCGGCTCGGGCAGGTCACTGCGCTCTCCGGCGCCGAGGGCCAGCTGACCGGCGCCACCGTCAAGGGCAACGACAACAGCGTGAGCGACATTTCCTGCGACACGATGCTGCCGTTCTTCGGGTTGACGATGAAGCTCGGTCCCGTCGCGAACTGGGGCATTGCGCTGGAGAACAATCTGGTGCCGGTCGAGACGTCCGCGTTCGAGACCAACGTCCCCGGTATCTTCGCGATCGGCGACATCAACACCTATCCCGGCAAGATCAAGCTGATCCTGTGCGGCTTCCACGAGGGCGCGCTGATGTCGCAAAAAGCCCATCGTTACGTCTATCCGGAGAAGCGGCTCGTGTTCCAGTACACGACCTCGTCCTCCAGCCTGCAAAAGAAGCTCGGTGTCAACTGA
- a CDS encoding response regulator transcription factor, with amino-acid sequence MTMRILIGDDHPLVQAALRSALSSVLPDLDIVACQSLDEAIAVLTAQSDEIDLILWDLTMPGIQGFAALFILSAQFPTVPVAIISARQDAATIRRAVAYGASGYIPKSLGLSEMADAIMKILAGEIWMPPNVGGRGSIQSADVELAGRMASLSAQQLRILAMIVDGKLNKQIAGELDIAEQTVKGHVSTILRKLGVGSRTQAAVLAERLAFGQPGGA; translated from the coding sequence CTGACGATGCGCATCCTGATCGGCGACGATCATCCGCTGGTACAGGCCGCGTTGCGGAGCGCGTTGTCGAGCGTGCTGCCAGATCTCGACATCGTCGCCTGCCAGTCGCTGGACGAGGCCATCGCCGTCCTGACGGCCCAGTCCGACGAGATCGACCTGATCCTCTGGGATCTGACCATGCCGGGCATCCAGGGGTTCGCCGCGCTGTTCATCCTGTCGGCGCAATTCCCGACGGTGCCGGTGGCGATCATCTCCGCGCGGCAGGACGCCGCCACGATCCGCCGCGCCGTCGCCTACGGCGCATCCGGCTACATCCCGAAATCGCTCGGCCTGTCCGAGATGGCGGATGCGATCATGAAAATCCTCGCCGGCGAGATCTGGATGCCGCCCAATGTCGGCGGCCGCGGCTCGATTCAGAGCGCCGATGTCGAGCTCGCGGGGCGAATGGCCTCGCTGTCCGCGCAGCAGCTGCGCATTCTCGCAATGATCGTCGACGGCAAGCTCAACAAGCAGATCGCGGGCGAGCTCGACATCGCCGAGCAGACCGTGAAGGGCCATGTCTCGACGATTCTGCGCAAGCTTGGCGTCGGTTCGCGCACCCAGGCCGCGGTCCTGGCCGAGCGGCTGGCATTCGGCCAACCCGGCGGGGCGTGA
- a CDS encoding Hpt domain-containing protein, with product MTPELQRMDWMPSPPLAPIDSPLDLDHLSRMTLGDPELEQEVLAMFAEQAVRLVAAMAALPTDAGALAHKLKGSARGIGAFAVADAAASLETAIQTGHGRPHAFAALKEAVTEARAAIAAILKP from the coding sequence ATGACGCCTGAACTGCAACGGATGGACTGGATGCCTTCGCCCCCGCTTGCACCCATCGACAGCCCGCTCGACCTCGATCACCTCTCGCGCATGACGCTCGGCGACCCTGAACTGGAACAGGAAGTGCTCGCGATGTTCGCCGAGCAGGCGGTCCGCCTGGTCGCGGCGATGGCAGCCCTGCCGACGGATGCCGGCGCGCTCGCCCACAAGCTCAAGGGCTCGGCGCGCGGAATCGGCGCCTTCGCGGTGGCGGATGCCGCAGCCAGCCTGGAGACCGCGATCCAGACCGGCCATGGCAGGCCCCACGCCTTCGCCGCGCTGAAAGAGGCGGTGACCGAGGCCCGTGCCGCCATCGCGGCGATTCTGAAGCCCTAG
- a CDS encoding thioesterase family protein has product MNAPSRLDTTPRLEDYPYRLGDNVRFGDLDPNQHVNNAVYATYFETGRVTLMKSPEYGLTPPGLAWIMVRLDIHFRAELHWPNTIELGLGVVKLGRTSVTFEQVVFSQGKCIASAMSVGVMLDEATRRPAPLTAEIIGKLRPWHKRGIEVAPPRI; this is encoded by the coding sequence GTGAACGCACCAAGCCGCCTCGATACGACGCCGCGCCTGGAGGACTATCCCTATCGCCTCGGCGACAACGTCCGCTTCGGCGACCTCGATCCGAACCAGCACGTCAACAACGCGGTCTACGCCACCTATTTCGAGACCGGCCGTGTCACGCTGATGAAGAGCCCGGAATACGGCCTGACCCCGCCGGGACTCGCCTGGATCATGGTGCGGCTCGACATCCATTTCCGCGCCGAGCTGCACTGGCCGAACACGATCGAGCTCGGCCTCGGCGTCGTGAAACTGGGACGGACGTCAGTGACCTTCGAGCAGGTCGTGTTTTCGCAGGGAAAGTGCATCGCCTCGGCGATGTCGGTCGGCGTTATGCTCGACGAGGCGACGCGGCGGCCGGCACCGCTCACCGCTGAGATCATCGGGAAGCTCAGACCCTGGCACAAGCGCGGCATCGAGGTCGCGCCGCCGCGCATCTAG
- a CDS encoding 2Fe-2S iron-sulfur cluster-binding protein, whose product MAKINFVDHKGETRTVEVENGATVMEAAIRNSIPGIEAECGGACACATCHVYVDEVWREKVGSPTPMEEDMLDFGFDVRPNSRLSCQIKVSDELDGLIVGTPERQA is encoded by the coding sequence ATGGCCAAGATTAACTTTGTCGACCACAAGGGCGAAACCCGTACGGTGGAAGTCGAGAACGGCGCGACCGTGATGGAAGCCGCCATCCGCAACAGCATTCCCGGCATCGAAGCCGAATGCGGCGGCGCCTGTGCTTGCGCAACCTGCCATGTCTATGTCGACGAAGTCTGGCGCGAGAAGGTCGGCAGCCCGACGCCGATGGAAGAGGACATGCTCGACTTCGGTTTCGACGTGCGCCCGAACTCGCGGCTGTCCTGCCAGATCAAGGTCTCCGACGAGCTCGACGGGCTCATCGTGGGGACGCCGGAACGGCAGGCCTGA
- a CDS encoding negative regulator of septation ring formation, translating to MANTPKKVKDPTEVALSAIQEALNISDTAADTSRNASMRNETSPPVPPPPPIFDEPSFEPRPAANERAVFDPIEEPRTSRRAANDDRETIGQLLQALQKGRPARSVYTFATIFAGVWLAACAALTVGFLPSIQAAMGQSGGVLVIAGLIAMFFAPIMLFYFLASLVWRGQEMRMIAQAMAQVAIRFSEPEGSASDSMVTVGQAIRREVAAMGDGIERAIARAGELETLVANEVAALERAYSDNEVRIRALLQDIAHQRDNLVGQAEQVRSAISGVQIDLRHDIALISDAIASRVDEVAKSITGALEERGAHITGALSNAGDNMILALGERGGDLLDRLEEASNETTRAVLDASERLTTSLNFKTGHVHDEFVDLADRVHEMLNERIDRITGEFEQRSAAIVDGISERTELVHDSLKNSSDSLLLELELRSNDLSAKIDDAGNRLAGHIMTSGDKASEALDATVNTLVAKVVSQTETAHDSLSLQMSAFDELVKNQGTELVEKFARDSGTLGALITRHISEFDRTVKTFGGEIVDRMGQRTQDIHESLKTYVDNFDTRFTSNGGAITAVLDQRLVQFETTVGERVNNLDSSLSGKIASLDGTIEGHIRTFDDQLVGRVAALEQSFDTRAKSVTETIDGRLNVLASSLTDGAAQAIQSIDSRLTHLTTSLTDGASQAIETIDTRLNHLTSSLTDGASQTIQSIDTRLTHLTTTLTGGASQALESIDSRLTYLTSAVTNGASQAVQSIDTRLTLLTSTLTDGTAQAIEAVDRRITGVADLIDGRSTHLTDTVTARFQDIHQAIETKVGSVANDIDVRVAQFEDLLGSRVEAVAGRIESSGRQASEDMMSRAEMISTAIRSHVEDAERSLTNLVVNTSETIQTGARTAQQSLMTVSSDVNAQLKMTSSEVERALTAVGTGAANSILTSAREAQSTLVAASGDASNQIKSLSVDVERTLSAAGSATAASILAGAREVQTTLVTASSDAATHVKTLTADVQRSLSLAGSTTAESITAGARDAQSALIAASTETANQIKALSSDVQRSLSMAGTSTAETIMTGAREAQSTLLNASSDAASQVKSLAAEVHRSLSQVGQSTAETITTSARDAQSTLLSVSAEQTGQVRSLAAEMQRALATAGGATIEALTSGVREAQGTLISASTDAASQIKSLTTDIERTLTSVGADTASTILNSAREAQTSLTSTSADAASQIRTISTEIERALSTATTNATNDIQTSALNAQNALINASNEASSRVKSSSADVERSVLAASSSFGQAMTGKTDEIVTYVQQQADRLSNMIDAKRGALVDAIGSKTSQLTLDIDRVTSDALKSIETRGHAFSQTMMGNGSEVARTINAASEIATGAVGKSLKDLEQASRTAIDQSRQVSIAAVTEMQETSKILRTDTVALFERLREGNILLQEVLTGAHDNLNSLERALVTRVADFVSAMNDVTSRNGAATQNLEDQLNVFNTKTTRALQDLGELSTQFDAHGKALVEAAQVVELSNKNTTASLAERKQALESLVTTIDLRTTDLDQRLSRFTGLLDESLAAAEERARDIARVVAETAGAGSAAITRQFEAVRAASEEEHRQTIEAMHDIYRQTTDEADTMFKQSTEKFTNLVSSMKQMAFEMHNELEATRNELRRGVLEMPQEAAESTAQMRKVIVDQIEALAELNRIVAQHGRGLDVSTAGRAGAQRQEEPMLAAVGTRNAETRVRDNGSASTLPPPDLGLPAASRRTEAPPVAPAGNDQGRDGWLSDLLNRTDANQGAPTGREAPRGRATPAQQPQPQAPQASSNPLESLSLDIGRLMDRNLAAEMWDRYQRGENKAFTKRLYTPAGQKAFDEVARKYRADRNFKGTVDRYVAEFERLLDEVARDGRGPQELRNHLTSETGLVYTLLAHAAGRLG from the coding sequence ATGGCGAACACTCCGAAGAAGGTCAAAGACCCCACAGAAGTTGCGCTTTCTGCGATCCAGGAAGCCCTGAACATCAGCGACACGGCCGCGGACACCAGCCGCAACGCCTCGATGCGCAACGAAACGTCGCCGCCGGTGCCCCCGCCGCCCCCGATCTTCGACGAGCCGAGCTTCGAGCCACGTCCTGCCGCCAACGAACGGGCGGTGTTCGATCCGATCGAGGAGCCGCGCACCTCGCGCCGCGCCGCCAATGACGACCGCGAGACCATCGGCCAGTTGCTCCAGGCGCTTCAGAAGGGCCGCCCTGCCCGTAGCGTCTACACCTTCGCCACCATCTTCGCCGGCGTCTGGCTCGCGGCGTGCGCCGCGCTCACCGTCGGCTTCCTGCCCTCGATCCAGGCCGCCATGGGCCAGAGCGGCGGCGTGCTCGTCATTGCCGGCCTGATCGCGATGTTCTTCGCGCCGATCATGCTGTTCTACTTCCTGGCGAGCCTGGTCTGGCGCGGCCAGGAAATGCGCATGATCGCGCAGGCGATGGCACAGGTCGCGATCCGCTTCTCCGAGCCGGAAGGCTCGGCGTCCGATTCCATGGTCACCGTCGGCCAGGCCATCCGCCGCGAGGTCGCGGCGATGGGCGACGGCATCGAGCGCGCCATCGCGCGCGCCGGCGAGCTCGAGACGCTGGTCGCCAACGAGGTTGCGGCGCTCGAACGCGCCTATTCCGACAACGAAGTGCGCATCCGCGCCCTGCTCCAGGACATCGCGCATCAGCGTGACAATCTGGTCGGCCAGGCCGAGCAGGTCCGCAGCGCCATCTCCGGCGTGCAGATCGATTTGCGCCACGACATCGCGCTAATCTCGGACGCGATCGCCTCGCGCGTCGACGAGGTCGCCAAGTCCATCACCGGCGCGCTGGAAGAGCGCGGCGCCCACATCACGGGTGCACTGAGCAACGCCGGCGACAATATGATCCTCGCGCTCGGCGAGCGCGGCGGCGACCTGCTCGACCGCCTCGAGGAGGCCAGCAACGAGACCACGCGCGCCGTGCTCGACGCCAGCGAGCGGCTGACCACCAGCCTCAACTTCAAGACCGGCCACGTCCACGACGAGTTCGTCGACCTCGCCGACCGCGTCCACGAGATGCTGAACGAGCGTATCGACCGCATCACCGGCGAGTTCGAGCAGCGCTCCGCCGCGATCGTCGACGGCATCTCCGAGCGCACCGAGCTGGTGCACGACTCGCTGAAGAATTCGTCGGACTCGCTGCTGCTCGAGCTCGAGCTGCGCTCCAACGACCTCTCCGCCAAGATCGACGACGCCGGCAACCGCCTCGCCGGCCACATCATGACCTCCGGCGACAAGGCGAGCGAGGCGCTCGACGCCACCGTCAACACGCTCGTCGCCAAGGTCGTCAGCCAGACCGAGACCGCGCACGACTCGCTGTCGCTCCAGATGAGCGCGTTCGACGAGCTGGTGAAGAACCAGGGCACCGAGCTGGTCGAGAAGTTCGCCCGCGACTCCGGCACGCTCGGCGCGCTGATCACCCGCCACATCTCCGAGTTCGACCGCACCGTGAAGACGTTCGGCGGCGAGATCGTCGATCGCATGGGCCAGCGTACCCAGGACATCCACGAGTCGCTGAAGACCTATGTCGACAATTTCGACACCCGCTTCACCTCGAACGGCGGGGCGATCACGGCCGTGCTCGACCAGCGCCTGGTGCAGTTCGAGACCACGGTCGGCGAACGCGTCAACAACCTCGACTCCTCGCTGAGCGGCAAGATCGCCAGCCTCGACGGCACGATCGAAGGCCACATCAGGACCTTCGACGACCAGCTTGTCGGCCGCGTCGCGGCGCTCGAACAGTCGTTCGACACCCGCGCCAAGTCCGTGACGGAAACCATCGACGGGCGCCTCAACGTGCTCGCCTCGTCGCTGACCGACGGTGCCGCGCAGGCGATCCAGTCGATCGACTCCCGCCTCACCCACCTCACGACGTCGCTCACCGACGGTGCATCGCAGGCCATCGAGACGATCGATACGCGCCTCAACCATCTCACGAGCTCGCTCACCGATGGCGCATCGCAGACCATCCAGTCGATCGATACGCGGCTGACGCACCTCACGACGACGCTCACGGGCGGCGCCTCGCAGGCGCTCGAATCCATCGACTCTCGCCTCACCTACCTGACGAGCGCGGTGACGAACGGCGCCTCGCAGGCCGTGCAGTCGATCGACACCCGCCTCACCCTCCTGACCTCGACGCTCACGGACGGCACCGCGCAGGCGATCGAGGCGGTAGATCGCCGCATCACCGGCGTCGCCGATCTCATCGACGGCCGCAGCACGCATCTGACCGACACGGTCACGGCGCGCTTCCAGGACATCCACCAGGCCATCGAGACCAAGGTCGGCTCGGTCGCCAACGACATCGACGTGCGCGTGGCGCAGTTCGAGGACCTGCTCGGCTCGCGTGTCGAAGCCGTCGCCGGCCGCATCGAAAGCAGCGGCCGTCAGGCCAGCGAAGACATGATGTCCCGCGCCGAGATGATCTCGACCGCGATCCGCTCGCATGTCGAGGACGCCGAGCGCTCGCTCACCAACCTCGTGGTCAACACCAGCGAGACGATCCAGACCGGTGCGCGTACCGCCCAGCAGTCGCTGATGACGGTCTCCTCCGACGTCAACGCCCAGCTCAAGATGACCTCCTCCGAGGTCGAGCGCGCGCTGACCGCGGTCGGCACCGGTGCTGCGAACTCGATCCTGACCAGCGCCCGCGAGGCGCAGTCGACCCTGGTCGCGGCCTCCGGCGATGCCTCCAACCAGATCAAGTCGCTGTCGGTCGACGTCGAACGCACGCTGTCGGCGGCCGGCTCCGCCACCGCAGCCTCGATCCTGGCCGGCGCCCGCGAGGTGCAGACCACGCTCGTCACGGCGTCCTCGGACGCGGCCACCCACGTCAAGACGCTCACCGCCGACGTGCAGCGTTCGCTGTCGCTGGCCGGCTCCACCACGGCGGAATCGATCACCGCCGGCGCCCGCGATGCGCAGAGCGCGCTGATCGCGGCCTCGACCGAGACCGCCAACCAGATCAAGGCGCTGTCCTCGGACGTGCAGCGCTCGCTCTCGATGGCCGGCACCTCGACCGCCGAGACCATCATGACCGGCGCCCGCGAAGCCCAGAGCACGCTCCTCAACGCGTCCTCGGATGCGGCGAGCCAGGTCAAGTCGCTCGCGGCCGAAGTGCATCGGTCGCTCTCGCAGGTCGGCCAGTCGACCGCCGAGACGATCACGACCAGCGCCCGCGACGCCCAGAGCACCCTGCTCTCCGTCTCGGCCGAACAGACCGGCCAGGTCCGCTCGCTCGCGGCCGAGATGCAGCGCGCGCTGGCGACCGCCGGCGGCGCCACCATCGAGGCGCTGACCAGCGGCGTGCGCGAGGCCCAGGGCACGCTGATCTCCGCCTCGACGGATGCGGCAAGCCAGATCAAGTCGCTGACCACGGACATCGAGCGCACGCTGACCTCGGTCGGCGCCGACACCGCCTCGACCATCCTCAACAGCGCGCGTGAGGCGCAGACCTCGCTGACCTCGACGTCGGCGGATGCCGCCAGCCAGATCCGCACGATCTCGACCGAGATCGAGCGCGCATTGAGCACGGCCACGACCAACGCCACCAACGACATCCAGACCAGCGCGCTCAACGCCCAGAACGCGCTGATCAACGCCTCCAACGAGGCAAGCTCGCGCGTCAAGTCGAGCTCGGCCGACGTCGAGCGTTCGGTGCTCGCCGCCAGCAGCAGCTTCGGCCAAGCCATGACCGGCAAGACCGACGAGATCGTCACCTATGTGCAGCAGCAGGCCGACCGTCTGTCGAACATGATCGACGCCAAGCGCGGCGCGCTCGTCGACGCGATCGGCTCGAAGACCAGCCAGCTCACGCTCGACATCGACCGCGTCACCTCGGACGCGCTGAAGTCGATCGAGACGCGCGGCCACGCGTTCTCGCAGACGATGATGGGCAACGGCTCCGAAGTCGCCCGCACCATCAACGCGGCGAGCGAGATTGCCACCGGCGCGGTCGGCAAGTCGCTCAAGGACCTCGAACAGGCCTCGCGCACGGCGATCGACCAGTCGCGCCAGGTCTCGATCGCGGCCGTCACCGAGATGCAGGAGACCAGCAAGATCCTGCGCACCGACACGGTGGCCCTGTTCGAGCGTCTGCGCGAAGGCAACATCCTCCTCCAGGAGGTGCTGACCGGTGCGCACGACAACCTCAACTCGCTCGAGCGGGCGCTGGTGACGCGCGTCGCCGACTTCGTCTCGGCAATGAACGACGTCACCTCGCGCAACGGCGCGGCGACGCAGAACCTGGAAGACCAGCTCAACGTCTTCAATACGAAGACCACGCGGGCGCTGCAGGATCTCGGCGAGCTGTCGACCCAGTTCGACGCGCACGGCAAGGCCCTCGTCGAGGCCGCGCAGGTTGTCGAGCTGAGCAACAAGAACACCACCGCTTCCCTCGCCGAACGCAAGCAGGCGCTGGAATCGCTCGTCACCACCATCGACCTGCGTACGACCGACCTCGACCAGCGCCTGTCGCGCTTCACCGGCCTGCTCGATGAATCGCTGGCGGCCGCCGAGGAGCGCGCCCGCGACATCGCCCGCGTCGTCGCGGAGACCGCCGGCGCAGGTTCGGCCGCGATCACCCGCCAGTTCGAGGCGGTGCGCGCGGCGTCCGAGGAGGAGCACCGCCAGACCATCGAGGCCATGCACGACATCTACCGCCAGACCACGGACGAGGCGGATACGATGTTCAAGCAGTCGACCGAGAAGTTCACCAACCTCGTCTCCAGCATGAAGCAGATGGCGTTCGAGATGCACAACGAGCTCGAAGCCACCCGCAACGAGCTGCGCCGCGGCGTGCTCGAGATGCCCCAGGAGGCCGCCGAGAGCACTGCGCAGATGCGCAAGGTGATCGTCGACCAGATCGAGGCCCTCGCCGAGCTCAACCGCATCGTGGCCCAGCACGGCCGCGGCCTCGACGTCTCCACGGCGGGCCGCGCCGGCGCACAGCGCCAGGAAGAGCCGATGCTGGCGGCCGTCGGCACGCGCAACGCCGAGACGCGCGTGCGCGACAACGGCAGCGCCTCGACGCTGCCGCCGCCGGACCTCGGCCTGCCGGCCGCCTCGCGCCGCACCGAAGCGCCGCCGGTCGCGCCGGCGGGCAACGACCAGGGCCGCGACGGCTGGCTGTCGGACCTCCTCAACCGCACGGACGCCAACCAGGGTGCGCCGACCGGTCGTGAGGCTCCCCGTGGCCGCGCCACACCCGCGCAGCAGCCGCAGCCGCAGGCCCCACAGGCCAGCAGCAATCCGCTGGAATCGCTGTCGCTCGACATCGGCCGGCTGATGGACCGCAACCTCGCGGCCGAGATGTGGGACCGCTACCAGCGCGGCGAGAACAAGGCGTTCACCAAGCGCCTGTACACGCCCGCCGGCCAGAAGGCCTTTGACGAGGTCGCCCGCAAGTACCGCGCCGACCGCAACTTCAAAGGCACCGTCGACCGCTACGTCGCCGAGTTCGAACGCCTGCTCGACGAAGTCGCCCGCGACGGCCGCGGTCCGCAGGAGCTGCGCAACCACCTGACCTCGGAGACGGGTCTGGTCTACACGCTGCTCGCGCATGCGGCCGGACGGCTCGGCTAA